The sequence GGGCCTGACCGCCGAGACCGTGCACACCGACCGGCTCGTGCGGCGCGGTCCTGTTCGGCGGGGTCGCCGGGAGCCGACCCGCGGTCGGGCGGGGGGGCGGGCGGCCGCACCCCCGCCCGCGGTCAGACGCCGGCCGAGGTGGCCGCCGGCTGCCCGGCCGGTGCGGCGCCGTCCGGGGACACGGGGGCGAGCCGGATCAGACCGTAGTCGTAGGCGTGCCGACGGTAGACCACGGTCGGCACGCCGGTGTCGGCGCACTGGAACAGGAAGAAGTCATGGCCGACCAGCTCCATCTCGTGGAGGGCCTGGTCGACGGTCATGGGCGTCGCGGGATGGTGCTTCTCCCGCACCACCCGCCCGGGCAGGTGCTCGTCCAGGTCGGTGACGTGCGGCCCGGAGGCGAGCTCGCGGTCGAGCTCGAGCTGCTGCTCGATGCTCAGCTCGGGATGCCCTGCGTCCAGCGCCGCGCCGGTCAGGCGGACGCTGTCGGGGGTCCGGCGACCGTGGTGCACCCGGCGGCGGTCGGCCGCCCGGCGCAGCCGGTTGTCCAGCTTCGCCGACGCCAGGTCGAGGGCGGCGTAGAAGTCCGGGCCGGCCGCCTCGGCGCGGACGACGGGACCCTTGCCGCGGAGGGTGATCTCCACCCGCTGGCAGCTGGCCGACTGCCTGGGGTTCTTCTCGTGGAACAGCTCCACGTCGATGCGGGAGAGCTTGGCGTCGAACCGTTCCAGCTGACCGACCTTGTCCTCGACGTGCTGTCGGTAGTGCTCAGGCACCTCGACGTTGCGACCACGGACCACGATCTCCATGAGACCTCCCGGTTGGAGCGGGGATTGGGTCGCTTCGACGCTAGTCGCTCCTCCCGGGGTCCGACAGTCGATCGAGGTCGTGCGGGAGGACGGTCCCGGACCGGTACGCGCCCGGGCCGCTCCGGCCGCGGACCGGGCCTCCCGGCTCCCGGGGAGTGGCCGCCACGACCGCCGCGACGACCGGGGGCGCGGCCGGGCCGGCGCCGGCGGCGAGCACCGCCGCCGCCTCGGTGAGAGTGGCGCCCGTGGTCACCACGTCGTCGACCAGGACCAGCAGCGCAGCCGCCGGCTCGCGGCCGGGGTCGAGGGCGAACGTGCCGGCGAGGTTCTCCCGCCGCTCGGCGACGGTGAGCCCCGCCGAGTCACGGATCCGGCCCCGGCGCCGCAGCGCCCGGCGCTCGGCGGCGATCACGCCGGCGGCGCGCAGCTCGGCCACCGCCCGTGCGGTCAGCTCCCGCACGTGGTCCCGGCCACGGGCGCGGACGGCGGCGGGCGAGGCGGGCACCGGCACCAGCAGCACCGGCGGCTCGTCGCCGACCCCCAGGCGGACGGCGGCGACGGCGAGCGCCAGCGCGGTCCCCAGCGGCGCGGCCAGCTCCGCCCGCCCCTGCTCCTTGAAGGCGTTGACCACCGGACGGACCGGCCCGGCGTAGGCGCCGGCCGCGACGGTGGGCGGAAAGCCGTGCGGAAAGCGCCGGGGCTGGGCGAGCCGTGGTGCGGCGAGCAACCGGGCGCAGCCGGTGCACAGCACCGGTCCGGGCACTCCGCAGCCCGCGCAGGTGCCGGGCAGCACCAGGTCGGCGAGCGCCGCCAGCACCGGGAGGACCACCGCGCCAGCCTCCCGGCCCTACGCCTGCGCCGACACTGCACGCGGAGACCTGTGGACGTGGTCCTTCCGGGGGCCCTCCACCTGTGGACGACGCCCCCGTCCTGCTCAGAGCGGGTAGAACGGCGCCGTCCCCGGCAGCGGCTCGGCGCCGCGGACCAGGGTGACCCAGGTGCCACCGACCAGCTGCCAGACGGTGTCACCGGCGCTCACCAGCGCCTGGCGCAGCGGCGCGACGCCCAGCGAGGTCGGCTGGCTGGGCAGGCCGGACGTCGGCACGAGGGCCAGCCCCCAGCCGTCGACCCCCACCGAGTACGGGACGATGCGGTCCTCCCCCTCGTCCCCGGCCAGGACCAGCAGGTCGCCGCTGTCCCGCCAGCCCACGTCGATGACGCCGGCCAGCGTCGGGGCCACGTTCCGCAGGTCGCGCAGGACCACGGCGCCGTCGTCGGAGCGGACCACTGTGCCCACGTGCAACCGCCGACCCTGCGGCCCGTCGACCACCACCGCGGCCCGGACGCCGTCCGGCGAGAGCTGCAGCACCTCGGCCCGGCCCAGACCGGCGAGGGTGGGGGCGGCGACCGGCTGCGGCGGCCCCCCGGCCGGCACGCGGACGAGCTCGGCGCCGTCGCGCACCACCCAGGCCTCGGTACGGGTGGCCGCGACGGTGGGGGCGCTCAGCGTGCGGGCGCTCAGCACCGGGGCGAGCTCCCCGCCGTAGGGACCGGCGAGGAGCGTGGCGCCGTCCGGGTCGGTGCGCACGCCGGCCAGGAAGGAGAGCCGGCCGCTGGCCGAGTCGGCGGCGATCGCCGCGCTGCTGAGCCCGTAGACCCCCGTGCCCGCCGGTCCCGGGACGGGTTCGCCGGCGGCGACCGTCCGCAGGGCCCCCGCCTCGATGTAGTGCCCCACCCCGTCGACCGGCACGGCATCCGGGTCGAAGGAGGCCCAGTGCTCGACGGTCTGCTGCACCGGCACCCCACCCGGGGTCACCGGCTCGCCGTCGAGCAGCACGACCACGTTGCTGATCCGTGGGCGGTCCAGCTGCGTCAGGTTCCACACCAGCTGCGCGCAGATCTCGGCAAGCAGCGGTGAGGGCTCGGCCGGCAGGCCGGTGAGCTCCACGGTCGCCGTCTGCCCGTCGACGACGACCGCACGGGCCAGTTGCACCCCGCTGAGCGGGTTGCGGACGCCGGCCGCCAGCGGAGCCGACGGGCCGGTGATCAGCCGCTCGACCAGCGCCGTGGGCTGGGACCCGCCCCGGATGAAGTACCTCGGGTCCGGGACGACGCGCTGCGCCGTCCAGTCGAGGAAGTACGCCGAGACGCCGTCGTAGAGCCGGCGGAAGTCCGGCTCCAGCATGATCAGACCGTCGGGCGGGTCGCTGATCCGCCACTCGCCGTCGACCTGCTGCAGGCTGAACGTGCGGGTGAACAGCCCCCGGTCGGCCACGGTGAACACGCCGCGCGGATCCACCGTCCCGATCAGGTTGGCGGTCACCGTGACGGCGCCGGCGTCGGTGGTCACCACGGCGAAGTCGGTGCCGATGACGCTGATCCCGCTCTCGTCGGTCCAGCTCTCGGCCGGCTCGGGCGCGAGGTACTGGCGGGCGACGGGGTGCCGGCGGACCGCGCTGGCCGCGGCGTCGATGAAGCCGCGCACGATCTCCTCGGCACTGGCACCGGCCTCCGGTGGCAGTGGCTCGATGCCGACCGCCTCCGCCACCCGGGCCGGCGCCTGGGTGATCTCGACGACCGGGGAGCTCGACGGCACCGTGGAGCACGAGGCCAGGGGCAGCACGGCCGCGATCACCGCGAGGGCGAGCGACCTGCCCCGGCTCACCGCGGCACCCCCGGCCGGCGCACCTTGACCGGCCGCAGCGGGAGCGGCGAGCTGGTCAGGTCCGCACCCGCCACCAGCGGCAGGGTGAGCCGGAACTGCGCGCCGGCGCCGGGCTGGCCCCACACCTGCAGCCACCCGCCGTGCAGGCGGGCGTCCTCGAGGCTGATCGACAGCCCCAGCCCGCTGCCGCCGACCGTGCGCACCCGGGAGGGGTCCGCCCGCCAGAACCGGTCGAACACGTGCTGGGCCTCGCCGGAGCTGAGGCCCACCCCGTGATCGCGGACGGTGACCGCCGCAGCGGAGCGGTTGGCCGCCAGGGTGATCTCCACCGGGTGCCCCGAGCCGTGCTCGATCGCGTTGCCGACGAGGTTGCGCAGGATCCGCTCGACCCGGCGGGCGTCGACCTCGGCCAGCACCGCGTCGGCCGGGCGGGTGACCTGCAGCTCGCAGTCGTGCCGCTGGGCGAGCGAGGTCATCCCGTCGACGACGCGGCCGACCAGCGCCCCCATGTCGGTCGGCGCCGAGTCCAGCACGGCCGCGCCGGCGTCGTACCGGCTGATCTCCAGCAGGTCGGTCAGCAGGGCCTCGAACCGGTCGAGCTCGGCTCGCAGCAGCTCCGCGGAGCGGGCGACGTGGGCGGGGAAGTCGCCCCGCGCCTCGTGCAGCACCTCGGCGGCCATCTGCACGGTGGTCAGCGGGGTGCGCAACTCGTGGGACACGTCGGAGGTGAACCGCTGCTGCAGCTGGGAGAGCCCCTCCAGCTGGGTGATCTGGCGCTGCAGGCTGTCGGCCATCGCGTTGAAGCTCGTCGCCAGCCGCGCCAGGTCGTCCTCACCCCGGACCGCCATGCGCTCCTCGAGCTGTCCCTCGGCCAGCCGCTGGGCCGTGCCGGCCGCCTGCCGCACCGGGTCCACCACGAGCCGGGTGACCAGCACGCCGATGCCGACGACGAGGAGTGTGAGGGCGACGCCGCTGATCACCACGGTGCTGCGGATGAGCGAGAGGCTCTCCTGCTCCTGCTGGAGCGGAAAGACGTAGTACAGCTCGATCTGGTCGGGGCCGGTGGCGTCTCCGGTGACCGGGGCCCCCACCAGCAGGCTCGGCCGGGGCTCGCCGGAGGCGCCCGGGACCATGTCGTACTTGGAGGCCTGGCTGCCGGCGTCGACGGCGGCCCGCAGGTCCTCGGGCAGCGCCGTGTACAGCGGGCGGCGGTTGGTGGCCGGCCGGTCCCGGTCGCCGGTGCGGTAGACCATGACGACGTCGAAGTCACCGGCCGCGCCGCCCCGGTCGAGCAGCTGGTTCACGGTGCGGGCCAGGGTGGCCCGGACGCTGGCCGCGTCGCCGGTGGCGATGCCGGCCACCTCGCTCTGGGCGTACACGACGCCGGCCTGCACCTGGTCGATGGCGGCCTGACGCTTCACGTCGAGGAGCTGGTCGCGGATCTGGCTGAACAGCACCATGCTCACGATCAGCACGACCGTGCCGGCCAGCAGCATGGTGATCGCGCCGATGCGCACCTGCAGCGACGACCGCCAGATGTGCACGCCCCGGGTAGCCAGCTGCCGGAGGGTCACACGTGCCCGTCGGCGGGCCCGTCCGGCGCGCCGGCGCAGCCCGCTGCGCGCCCGCACGAGCCGGTCGCCCGTGCGGGGACCGCGACCGGTCTCCTCCGAGCGCTGCGGGGACCCGGCGTCCGTCTGTGGGGTCCGGGTGGCCGTCACCGCCCCAGTGTCACCCGGCCGGCGCCCGGTCCCGTTCCTCCGCGCCCGGTGCCGCTCACGGGGGACCCGCCTTGTAACCCACCCCGCGCACGGTCAGGACGACCTCGGGCTTCTCGGCGTCGCGCTCGACCTTGGCCCGGAGGCGCTGCACGTGCACGTTGACCAGGCGGGTGTCGGCGGCGTGCCGGTAGCCCCAGACCTGCTCGAGCAGCAGCTCGCGGGTGAAGACCTGGCGCGGCTTGCGGGCCAGCGCCACGAGCAGGTCGAACTCCAGCGGCGTGAGCGCGATGGGCACGCCGTCCCGGGTGACCTGGTGCGCGGGCACGTCGATCTGCACGTCGCCGATGCTGAGGTTCTCCGCCTGCCCGGTCTCACCCCGACGCAGCTGGGCGCGGACGCGGGCCACCAGCTCGACGGGCTTGAACGGCTTGGTGACGTAGTCGTCGGCGCCGGCCTCCAGGCCCTGGACGACGTCGATCGTGTCGCCCTTGGCGGTGAGCATGACGATCGGCACGGTCGACTGCGTCCGGATGTCCTGGCAGATCTGCAGGCCGTTGCGGCCGGGCAGCATCAGGTCCAGCAGGACCAGGTCGGGCCGGGTCTGCTGGAAGACGCCGACGGCGCGGTTGCCGTCGGAGACGAACGCCGGCTCGTACCCCTCGCGTCGCAGCACGATGCCGAGCATCTCGGCGAGGGCGGCGTCGTCGTCGACGACCAGGACACGGCCGCGGCTGGGTCCGTTCTGCGGAGCGGTGGGGGACACGGCGACCATTCTGCGCGACGCACCCCCCACAGTGCTCCGCCCCGCCCGAGCAGATCCCCCGGGCGGGGCGGAGAGGCTGGCCAGGAGCCCCAGGTGGCCGCGTTGCGCCACCGGCAGCCGGCCCCGTCCAGAGGCTCGCCCCGAGCGTGCGAGGGGCGAGGAGGACGGGGGCCTTCCTCAGTAGCGGTAGTGGTCGCTCTTGTAGGGACCCTCGACCGGGACGCCGATGTAGTCGGCCTGCGCCTTGGTCAGCTCGGTGAGCTTCACGCCCAGCGCGCCGAGGTGCAGCCGCGCCACGTGCTCGTCGAGCTTCTTCGGCAGCACCGTGACGCCGGGGGTCTGCCCCTCGTAGGCGGCGCGGTTGTTCCACAGCTCGATCTGGGCGAGGACCTGGTTGGAGAACGAGGCGCTCATGACGAAGCTGGGGTGCCCGGTGGCGTTGCCGAGGTTCAGCAGCCGGCCCTCGGAGAGCACGATGATCGTGTGGCCGTCGGCGAACCGCCACTCGTCGACCTGCGGCTTGATCGTCGTCCGGGTGATGCCGGGCGTGCGGGCCAGGCCGGCCATGTCGATCTCGTTGTCGAAGTGCCCGATGTTGCCGATGATCGCCTGGTGCTTGGTCGAGGCGAGCTGCTCGGCCGAGATGATGTCCTTGTTGCCGGTGGCGGTGATGATGATGTCGGCCTTGCCGATGACCTCGTCCAGCGTGGTCACCTCGTAGCCGTGCATCGCCGCCTGGAGGGCGTTGATCGGGTCGATCTCGGTGATGATCACGCGGGCGCCCTGGCCGCGGAGGGACTCCGCGCAGCCCTTGCCGACGTCGCCGTAGCCGCAGACGACGGCGACCTTGCCACCGATCATGACGTCGGTGGCGCGGTTGATGCCGTCGATCAGCGAGTGCCGGCAGCCGTAGAGGTTGTCGAACTTGCTCTTGGTCACCGAGTCGTTGACGTTGATCGCCGGGAAGAGCAGCCGGCCCTCGCGGGCGAGCTCGTACAGCCGCATGACGCCCGTGGTCGTCTCCTCGGTGACGCCGGTGATGCCCTCGCCGATGCGGGTCCAGTACCCGCCGTCCTGGGCGAGCGTGCCGCGCAGCACGTCGAGGATCACGCCGTACTCCTCGGAGTCGGCCTCGGTGGTGTCGGGGACGACGCCGTCGGCCTCGAACCGGGTGCCCAGGTGGATCAGCAGGGTGGCGTCACCGCCGTCGTCGAGCAGCATGTTCGGGCCGACGACCGCGCCGGAGGAGTCACGGAACTCGAACAGCCGCTGGGTGCACCACCAGTACTCCTCCAGCGTCTCGCCCTTCCAGGCGAAGACGGGGACGCCGGCGGGCTGCTCGGGGGTGCCGTCGCCGACGACGATCGCCGCGGCGGCGTGGTCCTGGGTGGAGAAGATGTTGCAGCTCACCCAGCGGACGTCGGCGCCCAGCGCCGTCAGCGTCTCGATGAGGACGGCGGTCTGCACCGTCATGTGCAGCGAGCCGGCGATGCGGGCGCCGGCCAGCGGCTGCTCGTCGCCGTACTCGGCGCGCAGCGCCATGAGGCCGGGCATCTCGTGCTCGGCGAGCTGGATCTCCTTGCGGCCGAAGCCGTGCAGGGAGAGGTCGGCGACCTTGAAGTCGGTGTCGGTCAGCGTGCGGGTGCCAGTGCTGGCGGTCATGTCGCTCCAGTGTCCGCGCCCGGCCGTGAACAGCCGGGCGCTACGGGGTCGTCGAGGAGAGCGAGCATGCCGAGGCTTCGGCGGGGCTCGTGCCACCGTCCAGGATAGGGCGAGGCTGCCACGCATCCCACCCGTCGGCTCAGCGTTCGCAGCCCACCCCGTCGCCGTCGCCGTCGAACGACGGCCGCCAGCCCGGATCGCCGGCCCGGATCGGGGCGGCTCCCCCGGCGCGGACGGCGGCGCAGTCGGCGTAGAAGACCCCGCCCGCAGCAGCCGGCCCGGGTCCCGGGGCGGCCGCGGCCGCCCGAGGCAGCGGCTCGTCGGGGCAGGTGGCCAGCACGGTGGCCATGGCGTTCCGCTCCGCCTGGGTCACCCAGAGCCCGTAGCCGGCCTTCACCGCCACCTGCCGGGCGACGTACGCGCAGCGGTACGAGGTCGCCGGCGGCAGCCAGGTGGCGGCGTCGCCGTCGCCCTTCTGCATGTTCAGCGGACCGTCGACGGCCAGGAGGTTCAGTGGGTCGTTGGCGAAGGCGGTCCTCGTCGCGGCGTCCCACTGCTGGGCGCCCTTCTGCCAGGCGTCGGACAGCGCGACGACGTGGTCGATCTGCACGTCGTCGCTGGTCTCCTGGCCGCGCTGGAAGGCGATCGTCCGGCCGGAGTACGGATCGGCGAGCGTGCCGCTGAGAACCACGCAGTCCTGCGTGCCCGGCACGAACGTCTCGCCGGTGAGGTCACGGGCCAGGACGTCGTTGCGGGTGTCGCATCCGTTGCGGTCGGTGTCCACCCAGCCGGCGCCGAAGCGGTCGCGGTCGTAGCCGGTCCGGGGCGCACGCCCCTTCACCGCCAGCCCGTCCAGCGCGGCCGGCGCCGGGCCGGTCAGCGCCGCGGTGCCGTCGGTGCCGGACCCCCCGGTGGCCGCGGTCCCGTCGCCGCTCCCGGGGAGGTCGACGGTGTCGCATCCGCCGCTCAGCGCCGCCGCGAGGCCGACGGCCAGGACGACGGCGAGCCGGCGCGGCCGGGATCCGGGTCGGACCTGCACGGAACTCCCCTCCCAGCCGGATCTGCGGACGCCCCGACGCTAGGCCGGTGGGTCGCCGGCCCTGCGGTGCAACGCCGGGGGGCGGGAGGTC is a genomic window of Blastococcus sp. HT6-30 containing:
- the mtrA gene encoding MtrAB system response regulator MtrA; the encoded protein is MVAVSPTAPQNGPSRGRVLVVDDDAALAEMLGIVLRREGYEPAFVSDGNRAVGVFQQTRPDLVLLDLMLPGRNGLQICQDIRTQSTVPIVMLTAKGDTIDVVQGLEAGADDYVTKPFKPVELVARVRAQLRRGETGQAENLSIGDVQIDVPAHQVTRDGVPIALTPLEFDLLVALARKPRQVFTRELLLEQVWGYRHAADTRLVNVHVQRLRAKVERDAEKPEVVLTVRGVGYKAGPP
- the raiA gene encoding ribosome-associated translation inhibitor RaiA, coding for MEIVVRGRNVEVPEHYRQHVEDKVGQLERFDAKLSRIDVELFHEKNPRQSASCQRVEITLRGKGPVVRAEAAGPDFYAALDLASAKLDNRLRRAADRRRVHHGRRTPDSVRLTGAALDAGHPELSIEQQLELDRELASGPHVTDLDEHLPGRVVREKHHPATPMTVDQALHEMELVGHDFFLFQCADTGVPTVVYRRHAYDYGLIRLAPVSPDGAAPAGQPAATSAGV
- the ahcY gene encoding adenosylhomocysteinase, translating into MTASTGTRTLTDTDFKVADLSLHGFGRKEIQLAEHEMPGLMALRAEYGDEQPLAGARIAGSLHMTVQTAVLIETLTALGADVRWVSCNIFSTQDHAAAAIVVGDGTPEQPAGVPVFAWKGETLEEYWWCTQRLFEFRDSSGAVVGPNMLLDDGGDATLLIHLGTRFEADGVVPDTTEADSEEYGVILDVLRGTLAQDGGYWTRIGEGITGVTEETTTGVMRLYELAREGRLLFPAINVNDSVTKSKFDNLYGCRHSLIDGINRATDVMIGGKVAVVCGYGDVGKGCAESLRGQGARVIITEIDPINALQAAMHGYEVTTLDEVIGKADIIITATGNKDIISAEQLASTKHQAIIGNIGHFDNEIDMAGLARTPGITRTTIKPQVDEWRFADGHTIIVLSEGRLLNLGNATGHPSFVMSASFSNQVLAQIELWNNRAAYEGQTPGVTVLPKKLDEHVARLHLGALGVKLTELTKAQADYIGVPVEGPYKSDHYRY
- the mtrB gene encoding MtrAB system histidine kinase MtrB, with the protein product MTLRQLATRGVHIWRSSLQVRIGAITMLLAGTVVLIVSMVLFSQIRDQLLDVKRQAAIDQVQAGVVYAQSEVAGIATGDAASVRATLARTVNQLLDRGGAAGDFDVVMVYRTGDRDRPATNRRPLYTALPEDLRAAVDAGSQASKYDMVPGASGEPRPSLLVGAPVTGDATGPDQIELYYVFPLQQEQESLSLIRSTVVISGVALTLLVVGIGVLVTRLVVDPVRQAAGTAQRLAEGQLEERMAVRGEDDLARLATSFNAMADSLQRQITQLEGLSQLQQRFTSDVSHELRTPLTTVQMAAEVLHEARGDFPAHVARSAELLRAELDRFEALLTDLLEISRYDAGAAVLDSAPTDMGALVGRVVDGMTSLAQRHDCELQVTRPADAVLAEVDARRVERILRNLVGNAIEHGSGHPVEITLAANRSAAAVTVRDHGVGLSSGEAQHVFDRFWRADPSRVRTVGGSGLGLSISLEDARLHGGWLQVWGQPGAGAQFRLTLPLVAGADLTSSPLPLRPVKVRRPGVPR
- a CDS encoding ComF family protein gives rise to the protein MVLPVLAALADLVLPGTCAGCGVPGPVLCTGCARLLAAPRLAQPRRFPHGFPPTVAAGAYAGPVRPVVNAFKEQGRAELAAPLGTALALAVAAVRLGVGDEPPVLLVPVPASPAAVRARGRDHVRELTARAVAELRAAGVIAAERRALRRRGRIRDSAGLTVAERRENLAGTFALDPGREPAAALLVLVDDVVTTGATLTEAAAVLAAGAGPAAPPVVAAVVAATPREPGGPVRGRSGPGAYRSGTVLPHDLDRLSDPGRSD
- a CDS encoding DUF1524 domain-containing protein yields the protein MQVRPGSRPRRLAVVLAVGLAAALSGGCDTVDLPGSGDGTAATGGSGTDGTAALTGPAPAALDGLAVKGRAPRTGYDRDRFGAGWVDTDRNGCDTRNDVLARDLTGETFVPGTQDCVVLSGTLADPYSGRTIAFQRGQETSDDVQIDHVVALSDAWQKGAQQWDAATRTAFANDPLNLLAVDGPLNMQKGDGDAATWLPPATSYRCAYVARQVAVKAGYGLWVTQAERNAMATVLATCPDEPLPRAAAAAPGPGPAAAGGVFYADCAAVRAGGAAPIRAGDPGWRPSFDGDGDGVGCER
- a CDS encoding LpqB family beta-propeller domain-containing protein, which produces MSRGRSLALAVIAAVLPLASCSTVPSSSPVVEITQAPARVAEAVGIEPLPPEAGASAEEIVRGFIDAAASAVRRHPVARQYLAPEPAESWTDESGISVIGTDFAVVTTDAGAVTVTANLIGTVDPRGVFTVADRGLFTRTFSLQQVDGEWRISDPPDGLIMLEPDFRRLYDGVSAYFLDWTAQRVVPDPRYFIRGGSQPTALVERLITGPSAPLAAGVRNPLSGVQLARAVVVDGQTATVELTGLPAEPSPLLAEICAQLVWNLTQLDRPRISNVVVLLDGEPVTPGGVPVQQTVEHWASFDPDAVPVDGVGHYIEAGALRTVAAGEPVPGPAGTGVYGLSSAAIAADSASGRLSFLAGVRTDPDGATLLAGPYGGELAPVLSARTLSAPTVAATRTEAWVVRDGAELVRVPAGGPPQPVAAPTLAGLGRAEVLQLSPDGVRAAVVVDGPQGRRLHVGTVVRSDDGAVVLRDLRNVAPTLAGVIDVGWRDSGDLLVLAGDEGEDRIVPYSVGVDGWGLALVPTSGLPSQPTSLGVAPLRQALVSAGDTVWQLVGGTWVTLVRGAEPLPGTAPFYPL